A single window of Pseudomonadota bacterium DNA harbors:
- a CDS encoding electron transfer flavoprotein subunit alpha produces MSTWIDSEKCNGCGRCLKTCPYGAIEIGNDDKAHILDTCISCGACIESCRQKAILTDVKERAIPDFSNVHGVWIIAEQRHGKLNPVSLELLGEARQLASELNQEVAALLLGNNDVASMSETLILHGANRVLLVRHPELQEYRTNVYTDTIETIVRSQQPNILLIGATLLGRDLAPRLARRLQTGLTADCTGLTIDPSEKILLQTRPAFGGNIMATIVCRYSRPQMATVRPGVMVARKIPGNRGIVEEIPLTVSPRSNTARIIETIRTAGRKIKLNDARAIVAGGRGLGSAAAFSQLEKLAEVIDGEIAGTRIAVENGWISAERQVGQTGQTVRPELYIACGISGAVQHRAGMINSRYIIAINKDANAPIFKIADWGIVGDVHQVIPELTARLQ; encoded by the coding sequence ATGAGTACCTGGATCGACAGCGAAAAATGTAATGGTTGTGGTCGCTGTCTCAAGACCTGCCCGTATGGAGCGATAGAGATTGGCAATGATGATAAAGCCCATATTCTTGATACCTGCATTTCCTGCGGCGCCTGTATAGAAAGCTGTCGACAAAAGGCCATCCTGACCGATGTCAAGGAACGGGCTATCCCTGATTTCAGCAATGTCCACGGCGTTTGGATTATCGCCGAGCAACGCCATGGGAAGCTGAATCCCGTATCCCTGGAGCTTCTGGGCGAAGCCCGTCAATTGGCGTCGGAGCTTAACCAGGAGGTAGCCGCACTGCTTCTGGGTAATAATGATGTTGCTTCCATGAGCGAAACCTTAATTCTACATGGTGCCAACCGGGTTTTACTGGTCCGGCACCCGGAACTTCAGGAATACCGAACCAATGTTTATACAGACACCATTGAAACCATTGTCAGAAGCCAGCAACCAAATATTCTTTTAATTGGGGCAACCTTGCTGGGACGTGACCTGGCTCCCCGCCTGGCCAGACGGCTGCAAACCGGCCTGACCGCCGATTGTACCGGTCTTACGATTGATCCAAGTGAGAAAATCTTGTTGCAGACCAGGCCGGCATTCGGCGGCAATATTATGGCTACCATTGTCTGTCGTTACAGCCGCCCCCAGATGGCCACCGTCCGCCCCGGAGTAATGGTTGCCAGGAAAATACCCGGAAATCGTGGCATCGTCGAGGAGATTCCTCTCACCGTTTCGCCCCGGTCCAACACCGCCAGGATTATCGAAACCATCCGGACTGCCGGTCGGAAAATCAAACTCAATGATGCCAGGGCCATTGTCGCCGGCGGTCGTGGTTTAGGAAGTGCCGCGGCTTTTTCCCAACTTGAAAAACTGGCTGAAGTGATCGATGGCGAAATTGCCGGTACCCGGATTGCGGTTGAAAATGGCTGGATTTCAGCCGAACGACAGGTTGGACAGACCGGACAGACAGTCCGCCCCGAATTGTATATTGCCTGCGGCATCTCGGGCGCGGTCCAACACCGTGCCGGAATGATTAATTCACGTTACATTATTGCCATCAATAAAGATGCCAACGCCCCGATCTTCAAGATTGCCGACTGGGGAATTGTCGGCGATGTGCACCAGGTAATTCCTGAATTAACCGCACGTTTACAATAA
- a CDS encoding electron transfer flavoprotein subunit beta/FixA family protein — MDSIVLIKQVPDTTEIKLNPKTGNLEREGVKSIPNPDDLHAVEAALKLKEEYGGTITVVSMGPPQAIDVISEALGMGCDAGILLTDRAFSGADTWATSTTLGQAIRKLEHYDLIICGHQAIDGDTAQIGPQIAELLDLPQAACVCDINLVEKENITVSKRYEEGMLKLSLPLPALLTVTDELNQPRYPLVGNLLNACNGKTPITIWNAADLGLQANQIGLDGSLTQVMKTFSPKSSRDGELFTGDIKTAVSQLVDKLRSHQLV; from the coding sequence ATGGATAGTATTGTTTTAATCAAACAGGTTCCTGATACGACTGAGATAAAACTGAACCCCAAAACCGGCAACCTGGAACGGGAAGGGGTCAAAAGCATTCCTAATCCCGATGACCTCCATGCCGTGGAAGCGGCCTTAAAGCTCAAGGAAGAATATGGCGGTACCATCACGGTTGTCTCCATGGGACCGCCTCAGGCCATTGATGTCATCAGCGAAGCCTTAGGAATGGGATGTGATGCCGGTATTCTCCTGACGGACCGCGCCTTTTCCGGCGCCGATACCTGGGCGACGTCAACCACCCTGGGGCAAGCCATCCGTAAACTCGAACATTATGACCTGATCATCTGCGGCCACCAGGCTATTGATGGTGATACGGCCCAGATTGGTCCTCAGATTGCCGAATTACTTGATCTGCCCCAGGCAGCCTGTGTCTGCGATATTAATCTGGTAGAAAAAGAAAACATTACGGTAAGCAAACGTTATGAGGAAGGCATGTTAAAACTCTCCCTTCCACTGCCGGCTCTGTTGACGGTCACTGATGAACTGAACCAACCTCGCTATCCCCTGGTTGGCAATCTGCTGAATGCCTGCAACGGCAAAACGCCCATCACCATCTGGAATGCCGCTGACCTTGGCTTGCAGGCCAACCAGATCGGCCTGGATGGCTCACTGACCCAGGTTATGAAAACATTTTCACCAAAAAGCAGTCGGGACGGAGAACTTTTTACCGGCGATATTAAAACAGCGGTCAGCCAGCTGGTGGATAAATTACGAAGTCACCAGTTGGTTTAA
- a CDS encoding acyl-CoA dehydrogenase family protein, producing the protein MLRSDPKKLLQEIMARFVDHELIPQAREIDESGEFPYHLFKQLAKMGILGIRYPEKVGGSGGNTTLYCVAMQELARGLLSLAATTAMQCLMATNGLYLYGTREMHEEFLRPALNGEKIGAFQLTEPEAGSDLSNVQTRARKTSDGYVINGMKTWSTNGPKGDFHTVLCQTDPDKGLKGLMFFFIPSDTPGFSHSRKFDCLGTRSSSLSEIYFNDCHIPTEYRLGAEGKGLNVLLTILAEIRIMTAALALGLHRAAMDDSIKYCKERVQFGKPIGHNQLIQAKIANMAVSLEAGQLMVDKVTGLIDQGKPCLNEASMAKYFTVEATCRTADEAMRIHGAYGYSMEYAVQRYYRDNRFLLNGGGTHEVLQTTIARQYLK; encoded by the coding sequence ATGTTACGTTCAGACCCTAAAAAACTACTGCAGGAAATCATGGCCCGTTTCGTTGACCATGAACTTATTCCCCAGGCCCGGGAAATAGATGAATCCGGCGAATTCCCCTATCATCTTTTCAAACAATTGGCCAAGATGGGTATTTTGGGAATTCGCTACCCGGAAAAAGTCGGTGGTTCCGGCGGCAATACCACCCTTTACTGTGTTGCCATGCAGGAGCTGGCTCGTGGACTGCTGAGTCTGGCGGCAACCACCGCCATGCAGTGCCTGATGGCTACCAATGGTCTTTACCTGTACGGAACCAGAGAAATGCATGAAGAATTTCTTCGTCCGGCGCTGAACGGCGAAAAGATCGGGGCCTTTCAGCTAACGGAGCCGGAAGCCGGCTCGGATTTATCCAACGTCCAGACCAGGGCCCGGAAAACCAGCGATGGCTATGTCATTAATGGGATGAAAACCTGGTCAACCAATGGTCCCAAGGGGGATTTCCATACAGTCCTTTGTCAAACTGACCCTGACAAGGGGCTGAAGGGACTGATGTTTTTCTTTATCCCCAGCGATACTCCCGGTTTTTCTCACAGTCGTAAATTTGACTGCCTGGGAACCCGCAGCTCCAGTCTGTCGGAAATCTATTTTAACGATTGTCATATTCCAACTGAATACCGTCTGGGAGCGGAAGGCAAGGGACTCAACGTTCTCCTTACTATTTTGGCTGAAATTCGGATTATGACCGCAGCCCTTGCTCTCGGCCTGCATCGGGCGGCCATGGATGATTCAATCAAATACTGTAAGGAACGGGTCCAATTCGGCAAGCCCATCGGCCATAACCAGCTCATCCAGGCAAAAATAGCTAACATGGCGGTAAGCCTGGAAGCCGGCCAGTTAATGGTTGATAAAGTCACCGGCCTGATTGATCAGGGGAAACCATGCTTGAACGAGGCATCCATGGCCAAATATTTCACCGTTGAAGCCACCTGCCGCACAGCGGACGAAGCCATGAGAATCCATGGAGCCTATGGTTACTCAATGGAATACGCGGTACAGCGCTATTATCGCGACAACCGTTTTCTGCTCAATGGCGGGGGTACCCATGAAGTTCTGCAAACCACTATCGCCAGACAATATCTGAAATGA